The stretch of DNA GTGAGCGGCATGATGACGATGAACGAGGCGTTGTTGATCACCTCGACGCTCGGCACGATCAGCCCGACGTAGGCCATGACCCAGCTGACCGCGTACGCGAAGAGCAGGAGCAGCAGGAACCCGCCCAGCATGTCGAGGACGCCCTCGCGCGCCCGCCAGCCGACGAGCAGGCCGGTGAGCGCCATGATGACGAGCGACAGGACGTTGTAGATGATGTCGGACGTCGTGCGACCCACGAGCACCGCCGACGGTGACATCGGTAACGACCGGAAGCGGTCGATGATGCCCTTCTGCATGTCCTCGGCCAGGCCGGCGCCCGTGAACGTCGCCCCGAAGACGACGGTCTGGGCGAAGATGCCGCCGATCAGGAACTCGCGGTAGTTCAGGCCCTGGCCCGCGTCGATCGCCCCGCCGAAGACGAACGCGAACAGCAGGACGAACATGATCGGCGAGATCAGGACGAACACGAGGATCTCGGGGACCCGCTTGATCTTGATGACGTTGCGCTTGGCGACGACCCAGCCGTCGCTCACGACCCGGGTGGCGTTCATGCGGTGGCCTCGTCCTTCTGGTCGGTGGCGGCGTCCGACGCGGTCGCGTGACCGGTCAGGCTGAGGAAGACGTCGTCGAGCGTCGGGCGGCGCAGTCCGACGTCGACGACGGCGAGCTGCTGCTCCTGCAGGGCCTGCAGGACGGTGGCGAGGCGCGCGACGCCGTCGGTGACGGGCGCGGACAGGCCCCGGCCGTTCGCGTCGACCTGCACCTCACCCGTGGCGACGGTCGCGAGGAGCCGGGCGGCGGCGTCGCGGTCGGCGGGGTCGGCGACGACGACCTCGACCCGCTCGCCACCGGTCCGGGCCTTCAGCTCGTCGGCGGTGCCGCGGGCGATGGCGCGGCCGGAGTCGATGACGACGATCTCGTCGGCGAGGACGTCGGCCTCCTCCAGGTACTGCGTGGTGAGCAGCAGGGTGGCACCCGAGCGGACGAGCTCCTGGATGACGCCCCACATCTGCTGCCGCGCGCGGACGTCGAGCCCGGTGGTGGGCTCGTCGAGGATGATCACCGGCGGGGCCGCGACGAGCGCGCCGGCGAGGTCGAGCCGACGTCGCATGCCACCGGAGTAGGTCTTGGAGGGCCGGTCCCCCGCGTCGGCGAGGTCGAAGCGCTCGAGCAGCTCGCGCGCGCGGTCGCGGGCCTGCGTGCGACCCATCCCGTACAGCCGCCCGATCATGTCGAGGTTCTCGAAGCCCGTGAGGTACTCGTCGACCGCGGCGTACTGGCCCGAGAGGCCGATGCGTGCCTTGACGCCCTCGGGGTCGCGCGCGACGTCGACCCCGGCGACCTCGGCGGTGCCGCCGTCGGCCTTGAGCAGGGTCGCGAGGATGCGCACGGCGGTGGTCTTGCCCGCCCCGTTGGGGCCGAGCAGGCCCAGGACGGTGCCCTCGGGCACCGACAGGTCGAGGCCGGACAGCGCCTCGACCCCTTTGTAGCGCTTGACGAGCCCGGTGGCCCGGATCATGTCGGCCATCAACTACCTCTCCGCCCTGTGTTCCGGGATGGAACACCTGGGGACGATCATGCCCTGTCGCGCCGACAGAACTCATCGTCCGAAGGGATGAGATCCGGACCCCCGGGCGAGCTCAGTCCTGGCGGTAGCTGGCGAGGAAGTTGCCGAGGCGCTGGATGGCGTCGCGCAGGTCCTGCGCCCACGGGAGGGTGACGATCCGCAGGTGGTCGGGGTCGGGCCAGTTGAAGCCCGTGCCCTGCGTCAGGAGGATCTTCTCCTTCAGGAGCAGGTCGAGCACGAGCTGCTGGTCGTCGCGGATCTCGTGCACCTCGGGGTCGAGTCGCGGGAACACGTAGAGGGCGCCCTTGGGCTCCACGACGGACACGCCCGGGATGGCGTTGAGCTCCTTGACGGCGGTGTCGCGCTGCTCGACGAGCCGACCGCCAGGCAGCACGAGGTCCTTGATGCTCTGGTACCCGCCGAGCGCCACCTGGATGGCGTTCTGGGCCGGGACGTTGGGGCACAGGCGCATCGACGCGAGCAGCGTGATGCCCTCGAGGTAGTCCCGCGCGCCCTCCAGCGGTCCGGTGACGACGAGCCAGGCGGCGCGGTAGCCGCACACGCGGTAGGCCTTGGACAGGCCGTTGAAGGTCAGCGTGAGGACGTCGGGCGCGAGCGTCGCGAGCGAGACGTGCTCGGCGTCGTCGTAGAGGATCTTGTCGTAGATCTCGTCGGCCATGAGGACGAGCCCGTGCCGGCGCGCGAGGTCGGCGATGCCGGCGAGCGTCTCCCGCGAGTAGACCGCGCCCGTCGGGTTGTTCGGGTTGATGACGACGATGACCTTCGTGCGCTCGGTGATCTTGGACTCGAGGTCCTCCAGGTCGGGGTTCCACTCGTTCTGCTCGTCGCACCGGTAGTGCACGGGCGTGCCGCCGGCCAGGTTGGTCACGGCCGTCCAGAGCGGGTAGTCCGGGATGGGGATGAGCACCTCGTCGCCGTTGTCGAGCAGCGCCTGCAGGGCCATCTGGATGAGCTCGGAGACGCCGTTGCCGATCCACACGTCGTCGACGTCGAGCGCCGGGAAGCCGTCGACCAGCTGGTAGTGGTGCACGACGGCGCGGCGAGCCGACTGGATGCCACGGGAGTCGGAGTAGCCGGCGGAGTCGGGCAGGGCGGCGATGACGTCCTGCAGGATCTCCGCAGGCGCGTCGAACCCGAACGGCTGCGGGTTGCCGATGTTGAGCTTGAGGATCCGGTGCCCCTCGGCCTCCAGGGCGGCGGCGCGGGCACTCACGGGTCCGCGGATGTCGTAGAGGACGTCCCTCAGCTTCTCGGACTGGCGCACACGCTGGCTGGGCATGCCGTCATCCTCCCAGACGCCCCTCCCCTCCCCACTGAGTGTGACGCTCCCTCCCCCTGAGCGTGACGTTTGCGGGCCAGAACCCGAGGAATCGGCCCGCAAACGTCACGCTCAGCGGGGTGTGGACGGCGGGATGACCGCGTGCGCCGTCGACGCGACGGTGGGGCCATGCACGCACGTCGCACCGCGCACCACCTCCGGGCCGGCCTCACCCCCGACGTGGCGCGGGGGCCGACGATGGAGCGCCGCGCCCACGGCCCGCTCAGGGCGACCGGTCTGGACGCTCCCGCGCACCTGCAGCGCGTCGACGACGCCGTCGGGCTCCTCCTCCCCGGCACGGCGCTCGGGGGCTGGGCCTCGCTGCTCCTCCAGGGCAACAACTGGTTCGACGGGCGGACCGGCGACGGGTGCGACCAGCGCTCGTCCACTGTTCGCCCGGCACCCAGCTCCGACGTCGCGAGGTGATCACGCCGTTTCGCGGACGGGTCCTCGCCGAGGAGCTCACTGTGGTCGACGTCGGTGAACATGTCGCCGTGACGACACTCGCTCGAGCCGCCTTCGACGAGGCCCGGATCGCACCGGACCTGCGGGCCGCCGTCGTCGCGATCGACATGGCGGTGAGCACCACGCACCGTCGACCCCGTACGACGCTTGACGCCGTACGTCGGGTCGAGGCTCGTCACGTCAAGGTCCGCGGCGTCGTGCAGGTCCGCAAGGCCCTGTCCCTCGCGTCCGAACGCTCAGCGAGTCCGGCCGAGACCCACACCCGGCTCGTCGCCCAGCTCGACGCAGGTCTGACCGGCCTTCGAGTGAACGCTCCGCTCTTCGACCTCGACGGCGTGCTGCTCGGGGTCGCCGACCTCGTCGACCCCGAGACCGGGCTGGTGATCGAGACCGACGGAGCAGGGCACCGTGAGATCGAGCAGCACACGCTCGACAACCGTCGCGAGGAGGCCTTCGAGCGCGCCGGGTGCGTGGTCGTGCGCGCCATGGCCCTCGATCATCGCGATCGGTGGGGCTTGAGCGCGCGCATCGTCCGGGGCCGGCCCGACGCCGCCCGGACGTCTCGACGTCGCTGGACGCTCGACCCTCCCCCGTGGTGGTCCACCTGGCCCGGCGCCCGACCCTGGCACTGACCCGCTGAGTGTGACGTTTGCGGGCCGCGGAGCGCTGAGCCACCCCGCAAACGTCACGCTCAGGGGGGTGGGTGGGTCAGTGGGCGTCGCGGACGACGTCGAGGGCGTGGGCGAGGTCGGACGGGTAGGGGCTCTCGAAGTCGACGCGCTCGCCAGTGGTGGGGTGGTCGAAGCCGAGGTGGACGGCGTGCAGCCACTGCCGGTCCAGCCCGACCCGGGCCGCGAGCGTCGGGTCGGCGCCGTACTGCAGGTCGCCGACGCACGGGTGGTGCAGCGCGCTCATGTGCACGCGGATCTGGTGCGTGCGACCCGTCTCGAGCTTGATGGTCAGCAGCGACGCGAACCGGTGCGCCTCGAGCGTGTCGTAGTGCGTGACGCTGGGCCGGCCGTCGGCGCGCACCGTGAACTTGAAGTCGTGCTTCGGGTGCCGGGCGATGGGGGCATCGATCGTGCCGGTGTGCGGGTCGGGGTGGCCCTGCACGAGCGAGTGATACGTCTTCTCGACCGTGCGGTCGCGGAAGGCCTGCTTGAGGACGCTGTACGCCCGCTCGGACTTCGCGATCGTCATGAGCCCGCTCGTGCCGACGTCGAGGCGCTGCACGATGCCCTGCCGCTCGGGCGCGCCCGACGTGGAGATGCGGACCCCGGCGCCGGCCAGGTGCCCGACGACCGTGGGTCCCTCCCACCCGACGCTGGGGTGGGCGGCGACGCCGACGGGCTTGTCGACGACGACGATGTCGTCGTCCTGGTAGACGATGCTCATGCCCTCGACCTGCTCGGCGACGACGGTCGCGACGCGGGGCGCGGGGATCGTGGCCTCGAGCAGCGAGCCGGGCTCGACGCGCTCGGACTTCTGCGGCACCTGCCCGTCGAGGAGCACGTGGCCCTCGGCGACCAGCTCGCTCGCGCGGGTGCGCGAGAGTCCCAGCAGACGCGCCAGGGCGGAGTCGACGCGCTCGCCGGCGAGACCCTCGGGCACCGCGATGACCCGGTGCTCCTGCCCGACCCCGGCGCTCATGCGCGGTCCTTGGCGCCGGACTCGTCGGCCTCGGCGCGGGTGCCGTCGATGCCGACGCCCTGCCAGGTGCGGATGACGACGAGGACGGCCGCGACGGTCAGGTAGATGTCGGCGACGTTCCCGACGAAGAACCCGCCGTAGTCGATGAAGTCGACGACGTGGCCGCGGAAGGGTCCGGGCTCACGGAAGACGCGGTCGGTGAGGTTGCCGAGCGCACCGGCCAGCAGCAGCACCAGCGCGACGGTCCAGACCCGGTCGCGCAGCCGGGCCGCGAGCCGCACGACCGCGACGCAGACCGCGATCGCGACAACGCTGAGCAGCACCGTCATGGAGGCGCCCATGCCGAACGCCGCACCGGGGTTGCGCAGGAACGTCAGCTCGAGGACGCCCGGCACGAGGCGGATCGGCTCGGCGCGGTCGGCGAGCCGGTCGACGGCGAGCACCTTGGTGAGCTGGTCGACGACCCAGGCGGCGGCGACGACGGCGAGGAACAGCGGCACGACCCGGCGACGGGGCGTGGGCACGGAGGCCGCTTCGGAGGATTCAGGCATCGCCGTCATCGTCCCACGTGGGCCCACGCGCAGGGTCAGCGACGCTCCTCGCGCTGCTTGCACGACTTGCAGAGCGTGGCACGCGGGAAGGCCTGCAGGCGCAGCTTGCCGATCGGCTCGCCGCACGTCTCGCAGGCCCCGTAGGTGCCCTTGCCGAGCCGGTCGAGCGCCTTCTCGGTCTGCAGCAGGAGCACGCGCTGGTTCGCGGCGAGCGACATCTCCGCGTCGCGCTCGAGGCTCGTGGAGCCGACGTCGGCCTGGTCGTTCCCGGCGCCGTCGACGCCGTCGCGCAGCAGGTCCTGCAGCTCCTTGGCGGAGAGGTCGAGCTCCTTGCGGAGCCGGACGAGGTCGTCCTCCAGCTCGGCGCGGACGGCCGCGGTCTCGTCGGAGGTCCAGGGATCCTCGTCGCCCCGCACGGCCAGGGTGGTCTCGGTCATGCGGGAACAGTAGACCCGGGCCCCTGGCGACACAACTTCGCCCAGGGCACGGTCGGGCCGGCGGGCGGAGTACGCTGTCACCAGCAGCGTCCGAGCCGTCATCAGCGGCGAGCTTCCGGAAGAACGGGCCTCCCCCGAGGCCTCAGTAGAACCGGACGGGTGGCCCGTCACAGCCGTTCGACGAGTGGTCGCCATCGGCAGGTCCGACGGCGGCAACCGAGGTGGTACCGCGGTCCTCCCCAGGGTCGTCCTCGAGGCAGAGAACGACCCTCCAGGAGCAGCCGCATGACGTACCCCAAGGCGCAGACGGGCCTCGACCAGCCCGCCGGCGACGTCCCCTCCACGCCGCGCTTCCCCGACATCGAGGAGCGCGTCCTGGCGTACTGGAAGGACGACGGCACCTTCCGCGCGAGCGTCGACGCCCGCGACCCCGGCGACGACGGTTCGAACGAGTTCGTCTTCTACGACGGTCCCCCGTTCGCCAACGGCCTGCCCCACTACGGGCACCTGCTGACCGGCTACGTGAAGGACCTCGTGCCCCGCTACCAGACGATGCGCGGCCGCCGGGTCGAGCGTCGGTTCGGCTGGGACACGCACGGGCTGCCGGCCGAGCTCGAGGCGATGCGGCTCAACGGCATCAAGACGACCGACGAGATCGTCGCGATGGGCATCGACCGGTTCAACGAGGCGTGCCGCGCGTCGGTGCTGAAGTACACCGGCGAGTGGGAGGCGTACGTGACGCGCCAGGCCCGCTGGGTCGACTTCGAGCACGACTACCGCACGCTGAACCCGGAGTACATGGAGTCGGTCATCTGGGCGTTCAAGCAGCTGCACGAGAAGGGCCTCGTGTACGAGGACTTCAGGGTGCTGCCCTACTGCTGGAACGATGAGACGCCGCTGTCGAACCACGAGCTGCGGATGGACGACGACGTCTACCAGAACCGTCAGGACCCGGCGGTCACCGTCGGCTTCGAGATCACGACGCCGGGCCAGCTGCAGGGCGCCCGCCTGATGATCTGGACGACGACGCCGTGGACGCTGCCGTCGAACCTCGCGGTCATGGTCGGGACCGGCATCGACTACGTGGCCGTCGACCACGGCGGCACCTCCCTGGTGATGGCCGAGGCCCGCCTGGGTGCGTACGCGCGCGAGCTCGGCGACGAGCCCGCCGTCGTGTGGCGCGGCACGGGGGCCGACCTGGTCGGCCTGGTCTACGCGCCGCCGTTCTCCTACTACGCCGACCACGAGAACGCGTTCCGCGTGGTCGCGGCCGACGAGGCCGTCACGACCACCGACGGCACCGGCCTGGTGCACAGCGCCGGCGCGTTCGGCGAGGTCGACAAGGAGGTCACCGACCGTGAGGGCATCGCGCCCGTCATGCCCGTGGCGAAGGACGGTCGGTTCACGGAGCCGGTCAGCCACTACGCCGGCATGCAGGTCTTCGACGCGAACCCGCACGTGATCGACGACCTCAAGAACGGCACGGGCGCGGTCACGTCGGGCACGCTGCTGCTGCGGCGCGAGACGTACGACCACTCCTACCCGCACTGCTGGCGCTGCCGTCAGCCCCTGATCTACAAGGGCGTCGAGTCGTGGTTCGTCCGCGTGACGGCGTTCAAGGACCGCATGGTCGAGCTGAACCAGCAGATCCGCTGGGTGCCCGACCACATCCGCGACGGCCAGTTCGGCAAGTGGCTGGAGAACGCGCGCGACTGGTCGATCACCCGCAACCGGTTCTGGGGCTCCCCCGTGCCGGTGTGGAAGAGCGACGACCCCGCGTACCCGCGGATCGACGTGTACGGCTCGTTCGAGGAGATCGAGCGCGACTTCGGCACGCTGCCACTGAAGGACGGCGTGCCCGACCTGCACCGTCCGTACGTCGACGACCTGGTGCGTCCGAACCCCGACGACCCGACCGGGACGTCGATGATGCGCCGCGTGCCCGACGTGCTCGACGTCTGGTTCGACTCCGGGTCGATGTCGTTCGCGCAGAACCACTACCCGTTCGAGAACGGCGAGTGGTTCGAGGGACACTTCCCGGCCGACTTCATCGTCGAGTACATCGGCCAGACGCGCGGCTGGTTCTACACGCTGCACGTGCTGGCGACGGCGCTGTTCGACCGACCCGCGTTCGAGACGTGCGTCAGCCACGGCATCGTCCTCGGCTCCGACGGCAACAAGATGAGCAAGTCGCTGCGCAACTACCCGGACGTCTCGGAGGTCTTCGACCGCGACGGTGCCGACGCGATGCGCTGGTTCCTCATGGCGTCGCCGATCCTGCGCGGCGGCAACCTGGTGGTCACCGAGCAGGGCATCCGCGACAGCGTGCGCCAGGTGATGATCCCGCTGTGGAACAGCTGGGCGTTCCTGGGGCTGTACGCGAACGCGGCCGAGTACGACGCGCGTCCGCTGGACGCGGCTCCGGCCGACCCGCTCGACCGGTACGTGGTGGCAAAGCTGGGCCGCTGGGTGCGCGAGATGACGACCTACCTCGACGACTACGCCATCGCCGAGGCCTGCGAGTCGACGCGCGACTTCCTCGACGTCCTGACGAACTGGTACATCCGGCGCTCCCGCGAGCGGTTCTGGCTGTCGGACGCCGAGGGCGAGCTCACCGACGAGCAGCGCGCGCCGTTCGACACCCTCTACACCGTGCTCGAGACGGTGTGCCGCGTCGTCGCGCCGCTGCTGCCGCTGGTCAGCGAGGAGATCTGGCGTGGCCTCACCGGCGGGCGCTCGGTGCACCTGACCGACTGGCCCGACGCCGACGCGTTCGTCGTCGACGACGCCCTCGTCGAGGCGATGGACCAGGTGCGTGAGGTCTGCTCCGCCGGCTCGGCGTTGCGCAAGGCGGCGGCCCTGCGCGTGCGGCTGCCGCTGCCCCTGCTCGAGGTCGCCGTGCCCGACCCTGCTGCCCTGTCGGGATTCGAGGAGGTCGTCGCCCGCGAGCTGAACGTGCGGGAGGTCCGCTTCGTCGCGGCCGACTCCGAGGAGGCCGCCGCGCACGGGCTGACGTCGCGCCTGACCGTGCACGCCCGCGTCGCCGGTCCGCGCCTCGGCAAGGACGTGCAGCAGGCGATCAAGGGGTCCAAGTCGGGCGACTGGTCGGTGGCCGACGACGGCACGGTCACGTCCGGCGGCATCGCGCTGCAGGAGGGCGAGTTCACCCTCGAGCAGGTGGCGGGCGCGTCCGGCGGCACCGAGATCGCGGTGCTCCCCCGCGGCGGCTTCGTCGCGCTCGACACCACCGTGACGCCCGAGCTCGAGGCCGAGGGCCTGGCCCGCGACGTCGTGCGCGGCGTCCAGCAGGCCCGACGCGACGCCGGCCTGTCGGTCTCGGACCGGATCGTCCTGCACGTCGACGGCGACGCCGCCGTCCTCGACGCGGTCCGCATCCACGAGGCGCTGGTCGCGGGCGAGACGCTCGCGACGTCGGTGCACCTGGGCGACCTCCCCGAGGGCACGAGCATCGACGTCACCGG from Aeromicrobium erythreum encodes:
- a CDS encoding ATP-binding cassette domain-containing protein, with amino-acid sequence MADMIRATGLVKRYKGVEALSGLDLSVPEGTVLGLLGPNGAGKTTAVRILATLLKADGGTAEVAGVDVARDPEGVKARIGLSGQYAAVDEYLTGFENLDMIGRLYGMGRTQARDRARELLERFDLADAGDRPSKTYSGGMRRRLDLAGALVAAPPVIILDEPTTGLDVRARQQMWGVIQELVRSGATLLLTTQYLEEADVLADEIVVIDSGRAIARGTADELKARTGGERVEVVVADPADRDAAARLLATVATGEVQVDANGRGLSAPVTDGVARLATVLQALQEQQLAVVDVGLRRPTLDDVFLSLTGHATASDAATDQKDEATA
- a CDS encoding ABC transporter permease, translating into MNATRVVSDGWVVAKRNVIKIKRVPEILVFVLISPIMFVLLFAFVFGGAIDAGQGLNYREFLIGGIFAQTVVFGATFTGAGLAEDMQKGIIDRFRSLPMSPSAVLVGRTTSDIIYNVLSLVIMALTGLLVGWRAREGVLDMLGGFLLLLLFAYAVSWVMAYVGLIVPSVEVINNASFIVIMPLTFVSNAFVPTKDFNSFLRPFVEWNPVSAVTQACRELFGNVPAGPVDSTAWSLQHPVLYTLLWVALILVVFVPLSIRRYRVSAAR
- a CDS encoding RluA family pseudouridine synthase, producing MSAGVGQEHRVIAVPEGLAGERVDSALARLLGLSRTRASELVAEGHVLLDGQVPQKSERVEPGSLLEATIPAPRVATVVAEQVEGMSIVYQDDDIVVVDKPVGVAAHPSVGWEGPTVVGHLAGAGVRISTSGAPERQGIVQRLDVGTSGLMTIAKSERAYSVLKQAFRDRTVEKTYHSLVQGHPDPHTGTIDAPIARHPKHDFKFTVRADGRPSVTHYDTLEAHRFASLLTIKLETGRTHQIRVHMSALHHPCVGDLQYGADPTLAARVGLDRQWLHAVHLGFDHPTTGERVDFESPYPSDLAHALDVVRDAH
- the lspA gene encoding signal peptidase II, whose protein sequence is MPESSEAASVPTPRRRVVPLFLAVVAAAWVVDQLTKVLAVDRLADRAEPIRLVPGVLELTFLRNPGAAFGMGASMTVLLSVVAIAVCVAVVRLAARLRDRVWTVALVLLLAGALGNLTDRVFREPGPFRGHVVDFIDYGGFFVGNVADIYLTVAAVLVVIRTWQGVGIDGTRAEADESGAKDRA
- the ileS gene encoding isoleucine--tRNA ligase, encoding MTYPKAQTGLDQPAGDVPSTPRFPDIEERVLAYWKDDGTFRASVDARDPGDDGSNEFVFYDGPPFANGLPHYGHLLTGYVKDLVPRYQTMRGRRVERRFGWDTHGLPAELEAMRLNGIKTTDEIVAMGIDRFNEACRASVLKYTGEWEAYVTRQARWVDFEHDYRTLNPEYMESVIWAFKQLHEKGLVYEDFRVLPYCWNDETPLSNHELRMDDDVYQNRQDPAVTVGFEITTPGQLQGARLMIWTTTPWTLPSNLAVMVGTGIDYVAVDHGGTSLVMAEARLGAYARELGDEPAVVWRGTGADLVGLVYAPPFSYYADHENAFRVVAADEAVTTTDGTGLVHSAGAFGEVDKEVTDREGIAPVMPVAKDGRFTEPVSHYAGMQVFDANPHVIDDLKNGTGAVTSGTLLLRRETYDHSYPHCWRCRQPLIYKGVESWFVRVTAFKDRMVELNQQIRWVPDHIRDGQFGKWLENARDWSITRNRFWGSPVPVWKSDDPAYPRIDVYGSFEEIERDFGTLPLKDGVPDLHRPYVDDLVRPNPDDPTGTSMMRRVPDVLDVWFDSGSMSFAQNHYPFENGEWFEGHFPADFIVEYIGQTRGWFYTLHVLATALFDRPAFETCVSHGIVLGSDGNKMSKSLRNYPDVSEVFDRDGADAMRWFLMASPILRGGNLVVTEQGIRDSVRQVMIPLWNSWAFLGLYANAAEYDARPLDAAPADPLDRYVVAKLGRWVREMTTYLDDYAIAEACESTRDFLDVLTNWYIRRSRERFWLSDAEGELTDEQRAPFDTLYTVLETVCRVVAPLLPLVSEEIWRGLTGGRSVHLTDWPDADAFVVDDALVEAMDQVREVCSAGSALRKAAALRVRLPLPLLEVAVPDPAALSGFEEVVARELNVREVRFVAADSEEAAAHGLTSRLTVHARVAGPRLGKDVQQAIKGSKSGDWSVADDGTVTSGGIALQEGEFTLEQVAGASGGTEIAVLPRGGFVALDTTVTPELEAEGLARDVVRGVQQARRDAGLSVSDRIVLHVDGDAAVLDAVRIHEALVAGETLATSVHLGDLPEGTSIDVTGASARVAVARA
- a CDS encoding pyridoxal phosphate-dependent aminotransferase — its product is MPSQRVRQSEKLRDVLYDIRGPVSARAAALEAEGHRILKLNIGNPQPFGFDAPAEILQDVIAALPDSAGYSDSRGIQSARRAVVHHYQLVDGFPALDVDDVWIGNGVSELIQMALQALLDNGDEVLIPIPDYPLWTAVTNLAGGTPVHYRCDEQNEWNPDLEDLESKITERTKVIVVINPNNPTGAVYSRETLAGIADLARRHGLVLMADEIYDKILYDDAEHVSLATLAPDVLTLTFNGLSKAYRVCGYRAAWLVVTGPLEGARDYLEGITLLASMRLCPNVPAQNAIQVALGGYQSIKDLVLPGGRLVEQRDTAVKELNAIPGVSVVEPKGALYVFPRLDPEVHEIRDDQQLVLDLLLKEKILLTQGTGFNWPDPDHLRIVTLPWAQDLRDAIQRLGNFLASYRQD
- a CDS encoding TraR/DksA family transcriptional regulator — its product is MTETTLAVRGDEDPWTSDETAAVRAELEDDLVRLRKELDLSAKELQDLLRDGVDGAGNDQADVGSTSLERDAEMSLAANQRVLLLQTEKALDRLGKGTYGACETCGEPIGKLRLQAFPRATLCKSCKQREERR